The sequence ccctcccatggccttcgggtcaaatcgACCCGAAATTACAAGAGCGtatcttcttctcttcttctctctctctcttttgagggcttcaggtgTTCTTTGTGGatctgagtatttttttttgttgttgtttttttttaaacctttatgtttttatggtcATGTTTTCCCCTGTGTCCCTGTCGCTGTGTttatccttgtgtttagttCTTATggagttttgctccctgtgccctctgtgcgCCCTGTGGCAtcattcacctgccctcagacatttgtttctcaGTGGTTTTTCCCTTGTCAGCCTGCCCctcccatctgcacctgtccctagCGTGCagtcactcacctgtttccacttcctcgtCAGCTGCCTTTAAATTCAGTCTTGCCCATCTCCTCATTAGTGGTTCATTGCTGGTTTCAGGCCGCAACCAGGTTCGCCGCCTTGTGTCTGCCGCCTCATGTTCCCCGTAAAGTAAGCCCTTTGTTTGcggccatgtcagcctttttgtttgacttAGTTGATAAATCAGGTTTCATCTGAGCTCCTCGTGTCcgcctgcattctgggtttcaACCAACTCTAAGCCTGACatcaggagggttaaacacaTATGTGGGATCTAGTTCATAAGATACCTGCTGATCCTGTAAAGGATTTTGGGAGTATCTCAGAGAGTCTGTGCAGTCTGTTTTTTGCCAGTCCTGGATCGAAATCACTTGATAAGCTTTCCTCATAGCAGAAGACCTGGAAATATTTATTCCTGTCTCATAtgagctttaatttgtttgtgttgcaaaTTAAAAGTCAATACAGTACAAACATGCATGCAAATGGATGTTTGAGTGAGGAGTCATTTACTGCATATCAACTCAAATCTCACCTTTTGACCTTTCACTCAAACACGTTACACAGAAGATTGTCTTCATTATCATAGCTGAAGATTTTTATCaatgggttttctttgtgatgcaacaagattaaaaaaacaacaacaacacacacaccctgaaTAATAACATCAAATGTCCTCACGAGCAACATCAATTGGGAAATaactgacatttttaataatgtCCCAGCCAGTTTCACTCCTGCGCCCACACGCAGACAGAAACTCCCCTGTGAGATTTCAAAGTGGGGAGTTTGGCTGTCCTTTGgtaattttatgtttatgtggTAGAAGCTAACATTATTACAGGACAAAATCAGATCTGACTCAACGTCATAGTCTGCTGACAGATTGTTGGAATTGCATGTAAACGAATAGTTCAAATTCTTTGAAGCGGAGTTGTCTAGAAAGGTCATGAAgcattaacatcttacctgctgcagatagttCTTTAGCAGGTATGATATTACAGGAAGTACGCCATTAATGGTTCATAACCTTTGTAGAGAACCTGTTAccaatctctctctctctcattgtCATTGCTCACTTCTCACCTGTACCTCAGTGGCTTATTTATAGGACATTTTATACACTAAAagaagattttattattttgtttaagagCAACACAGACTGATTTCTCTCTGTGTCCTTATCTGGTGATCGTTAATAAAGATAAGAACCTCTGCATGAATGAAGCTTACCCACAAGAAACCACACAAGTATAAAACAATCAGTGCAGCCTTCTACCCGAATGAGACGccatgaaatacaaaaacatgtcaatgacaaaaataggaaaatacGTTTTTAATTAtgcacttatttaaaaaaagtcaacatgCTACATAGAAAGAGAGAGTCCTTTACAAATAgaataatacaataaaacaaaatttaaaacaaacttgaacATCATGAcactttaatattttctttgctGGAAAGGAGTCACTTTAATACAATCACTTACTCTTATGACCAATCAAACCACCGTCACAAAGGTGTGTCAAAGTTCATGGGCTAAATTCAGAAAATGTTATATGTGCGTGTCTTTGAGAACAACAAGTGCATTTGAATACTTTGAgagaatgtttgtgttttgcgtTCATCTGACAGTAGCAGGAAGGAAATGCAGGGACAGAAAGGGCGATGCTGTGGTTTTACAGACTGCATCATCGCTCCTCCACTATGAGAGACCTTTGTAAATGTTAAATACAAGTGTCAATGATGTCATATTATGAAGACTCCTGCTTACTACCAGGATATATGTCAACAACAGACGCctgagtttgatttaaaaatacaaaaaaacctgtCTTCAGTCAGACAGCTTTGTCCAAAAActagatttaaatttaaaagaaaccaaTCGattgcagcagctgctgtctgGCTCTCAGAAAAGCTAAATGCAATCAGTCTAATAATAACTCTGTTGCTTTAGTGAAGGGTTTTGATCATGAATTTCTAAATGGGGGAAAATACAAgcacaaataattaattttaaaaaagctcgGATGTTTACAGAGACTGCAAAGGTTAAACTGGCAGCCTGGTTTCATGCTTCCTCtttcaggctgtttttttttttgttttttttaaggttgagGTGAGGTGCAAAACCCTCTGCTGAACACGTTTCAGAACTAAGGCTGCAAACTGCACAAGCAACCTCACACTGTGCAACAACCTGATAGGTGCAAAGCAggtaaaatcaaatatttactgttGGAATAATAACTAGCATGAGGAAACACTGAAACGTTGCAGTGAATTAGGCCCTGACCTGTTgcagcttgtgtttttctgacagTAAATGATGCTGGCAGACATCTATTGTTGGTGACAAAATTTCACACTGTACAGCTGTAGGCGGCATATGATTGgaaagaggaaataaagtttCATGTAAAACAATCTCTTACTCTTTTTTGCAATTACAGATACAAGCTACTtctgaaactaataaaaaaacactgttagAATACTTTTTTGCAGCCTCTGCACATAAATGTATCAGACACCATATTTACACAGTTGACTTATAGTACAATgaatataaaactgtaaatgtatttttatagtaaaacaaacaaaaaaaaagtgcatttgaCCCTAAGCCTCTGGAACAATGACATACAGAAAATACAACTGAATCCCTCCATTGCTGTTAAACTAAATGTCCTTATTTTCAGCATGTTCACAAAGATTCAGATGTAAGTAACAAGGAACTTCTTCCTTCATAGTCCCAGATTACATAACGGTGGTTCTTTCGTCCACGCTGGAGGTTTGCGAGTACACCGATGTAGCTAGTCTGTCCTGAGGTATGTACAACTTGATCACTTGACACAGACGGCATGGAGATCTCTTTATCAGCCTCAGCAGATGCCTCCTGAACTTCTCCCCGACGAACACGTACAGGATGGGATTGAGGCAGCTGTGAGAGTAGGCGATGGCTTCAGTGACTTGTAACGACAGTCTGATgactttgctgctgctgcacgcCGTGTAGACCCCCAGAAGCTCCAAAGCTTTGAAGAACGCTGAGATGTTGTAAGGAACccaacagcagaagaagacagcCACCACGATGAAAACCAAATTGATGGCCTGTTTCTTGGACGAGTGGCTGGACAGCAGCCTCCAGATGATCTGGGAGTAGCAGAAACTCATGATGAAAACTGGCAGGAACAGGCCCAGAATGTTCATTTTGAAAATGCCAAAGATAATCCAGGTGTGATTACTGGAATAATTCCCCTCCTGTTTGGGAAAATCGGGTGAGCAGAACAGAGCGTCGTTAACGGTTTGCTGTTTGAGGAAGATGAGGTCAGGAAAGGAGGCAATGAATCCAATCGCCCATGTGACTgcagctgccatcacaccaaAGGACCGCGTCCGCGCCTTCAGGGCATAGATGGCGTGGACTATAGCCATGTAGCGGTCGACGCTCATCAGGCAGATGAAGAAGATCCCGCAGTAAAAGACGATGTGATAAACCCCCAGGACCACCTTGCACATGCCATCTCCAAACACCCACCTGTCCCGGGCCTGGTGGGCCAGGAAGGGAAGAGTACACACCAAGAGCAGGTCAGCAAGGGCCAAGTTAAACAGGCACACGTCGGTCATGGTGCGGAGCCGCACTCCGCAAACGATGACCCAGATCACCAGGGAGTTCCCAAGAAGGCCCAGGAGGAAGAAAATGGCAAAGAGGGGCGGAAGAAAACTGGCCTCAAGTTTGTTATATGTACACGGCTCAAAGTTGCCATAGTCACCATAGTCGTCATAGCCATAAATAGTGGTGTTATCATAGTTGTCAATTGTAGAAAAGCTGGCAAGACAGAGATAAGATATGATTAGcaagttttcaaaatgtcatttttgtaaaatttatattaaaCTCCCTTACCTTCATTCTACCAATATAACATACTACAATTCACTGAAACAGAAgtacaataaaatgaaaccttttCACAGTGTATGATAAACTACTGGCTTTTTTTGACGAGTGTGTTATTTCCACCAAAAGGCGAAGGGTGGGTGATGAgggttttgcttgtgtctgtaaGTACGTCCAtgtctgttacaaaaatatctcaggaactaCTGGTGAAATTTTAATGagcttgcaaaaaaaacattttaaataaataaatcactggatgtatatttacaactgattaacttttggagccaacactATTCAGGTttcccaccacagccagctgactttggaaaaagacaaaactggctataattcaatctgtttttacaaatattatgcTGAGATGTGCtggagttgtagctgagagtcattcccaacacattctccGAGTGCTACTCGTTGTGCAAGAGCTTCGCCTGTAACTTCTGCATTATGccttggagtcaaccctgtttgtctgttagcaaaatatctcattaaccactggttGGATGTTAATGACGTGGaagatgtgcatttcttcaagaaaagcaaggcctttaatttctaatAATATCATTATCACCAGACTTGGAGAGTTTACCTTTGTTTCAGAGCATAACAAAGCTACTATCTAAAGAGCTCTTTAGGTGGATCACTTACTGAACTTACACACTGAGCACATATTAACTGTAAATGATCGAGAATATTACAAAAAGTACTAAACTACTACAGTGTGACGATCCAGGCGCAGCTTGCTCTTATGACCGCAgctgacaaaaacagctggaagaggAACAGCTGGAGGCATTTTCAGCGTCTGCATATTTGAGGGTTCTTTATTTGAAAAAGCTCGAACCTCCTCATCAAGTCCGATCAAAAGTCCACTTGGCAGATTTTGAGTAATGCCGCTGCCAAAGTAGAAGAGGATAACgtaaaaacctgcagcctcagttGAACAGAAACAGTCTTTAAAATCGTGAAACCTACACAGACTAACCAAACAAAGAAGTCTCAGACTTTCAGTCTAgtaacaaagaacaaacagcgGATGGAAATGAGCCTTAACTGTTTCCTTACCCTTGCTCAGacacattaaaactgaaagCTGTAGTACTTGAGGGAGTCCCTGCCATGTTTAGTTGCGACAGATAATACATTCCTACGCCTAATTACACAGCTGTGCCCaccctttaaagaaaaatcccCCTTTAAACCTTAAAGTGTGTGCACAACTTCTGTAATATTAAACCTTCTGGGAGcttcatttttaactttgtaGTTTTGACTCTGGCTTCAGTTTGGGACTTGTTAGTTAAAATCTTTAGAAGTGGGGTCCTGGTAAAAAGATTATGAggagttaacatcttacctgttgtagatagctttttgaacaacgtcactttggagaaacagtttatttctgaccagattgaaaAGCTAGCAGCTGGTCCGAGcgggaccaagaccaaagtggactgctgccctctttaaacaactccaacctcaaGAATTAAgcactatttctccaaacacagGTTGTTCAAAGACCTACCTACAACAAGTAGTTTAAGAGCTTCAGTGTTCAGAAACCGAATCAAAACTCGAAAACCTCGCAGCTGTCCATGAAAACGACTGCACCCTTTACATTTGCTCAAGAAACGTGCAATTGGACTTTGGagaataagctgtttgtttaatattgttttattttgtttttcaataaaacaattttgaaaatgatgCCGATTTGTAGCAGCCAGATCACAATTACAGAAGCTGTAGATAAGACCAGTGTTTGATCTAATATTACTCCACAAACCAAGACTTTTAACCAAGGCATATCCCCTTCTCGCCCGCTGTAAATTTAATCACTAAATGGTTTTTAGTTGTTGTAACAAACCTCAAAGAACAACTTAGTTTTTTGCAAAGACTTGGCTATTACTGTATGGGTGTCCAGAATGACTCTGAACCACGTCACTGCTTTAAACATTCAGTTCTATAAACctgtaggtttttattttggaataaGATGTGATGAAAACATTACACTATGTGCAGCAAAGATTTGCTTTATGAATCTTGCAGTTTCTTCCTTATAAATATGTAATTAAAATAGGATTTTACAGACCGTCGCTCAAGTGGTGTCTCTTTAGATGACTTACCTACTGAGTATTTTAAAGTTCTGTAAAGTTGATCAAATATAATGTAAACTGTGAAAAGAAGACCCACTGATAGGTGAATTAATCAGTTTATAGATCtttaactgcttttaaaaacacattgcaCAAACGTTTTGTCTGTTTACACCTAACAAACCTGAGAGGTTCTGAGATGATTCATGGGGAAAAGCAGGAAGCATTACAGTTTTAAGTGTTTCtcatatctttatttttttatgaaatatcaactagtttaaaatgttaaactttgaaTAGAGCCATGCCGGTGGTTTAGTGGATAGAGGAAATTAATTTGCTCACATTTAGCTGAAACTGACACACTGCTTATGAGCCAGAGTGCAAATAAGTCTGAAATTACTGGTTTGAAAATCCCCAatttttatacttaaaaaaacatccattatTCATAGTGTACAACACTTTCCTTTaggcagaaacaaaattaaaaggctcaaataaatctaaatgtatCTAAATTGCAAATTATTACTGGACTTGAACAGTTCTAAGCTGCATTCTCTCGCTGTTTCCTGCTTAAAGAAGCAgttttttgtggtttgaaacaatattttaaatgatttgtcaGATATTTGGTCATTAAAAAACACCTGCTTGTAAGGTGGAAACAAACTTACCTGGTATTAGAGCTGATTTGGTAGCTGCTGGTATTCATTCTGGCTCACAAGATGCTTGAGTGGACGCACAAAGTGAAAAGATAGATAATATCACTTCTGTACTCAATACGATCACACAACCATTGTGAAAAGTGTCAAATGAAATGCTCATCTCTCAGAGTTTTCCACTCCCCAAACCAAAGTGGCAGGTGGGCTTTCATTTGCCAGATCTGGTTAGATAGTTCTTCAGAAtgcttttgaaacttttaagcaaatttttttttaaaaccacatcatctgcGTATACTGAACCACAAGTCCGCAAGCACAGGCTCAGATATATGTATGTGAAGGTAATTTTGACCATACCTGCAGATTGCAAAGCGCATGCATGATGTTTTTTGCTTAGTTTGCAGGAGAAGTGATACTACTGAAACAGTCATTAGTGCACCATGAGCCCAGATATGATATAAAACAGCACAGTTTGTAGGAAGCTGGTGGTTTTCTCTGGGGTAAGTTAACATTTAAGGTGTTATGGAGCATGCTGAAGCAGTTTTATTCAGGGTTCAGGTGATGTGGGTTTTATTGGCATGGCTCTGCACAACTGTCAATGACCTGCAAAGCATGACAATGGTTTTCTTACGCAAAGGTAGCTCTGTggatatgttatttttttgagGTTAGAGTTGCATTTAAGAAGACAGCAGTCCACATTGATCTCGGCCCTGCTTGGACAAACCACATCAATGCAAACGGTGTCATTGTTGGAGCACAGGAACGGACGAATAAAATGATAACTAGACttcaataaagacaaaagctgatgtggcagcatagcaacaaaataacattagAGAAGCAGGCAAGTCAAAC is a genomic window of Kryptolebias marmoratus isolate JLee-2015 linkage group LG16, ASM164957v2, whole genome shotgun sequence containing:
- the cabz01093075.1 gene encoding C-C chemokine receptor type 5 isoform X2 — translated: MNTSSYQISSNTSFSTIDNYDNTTIYGYDDYGDYGNFEPCTYNKLEASFLPPLFAIFFLLGLLGNSLVIWVIVCGVRLRTMTDVCLFNLALADLLLVCTLPFLAHQARDRWVFGDGMCKVVLGVYHIVFYCGIFFICLMSVDRYMAIVHAIYALKARTRSFGVMAAAVTWAIGFIASFPDLIFLKQQTVNDALFCSPDFPKQEGNYSSNHTWIIFGIFKMNILGLFLPVFIMSFCYSQIIWRLLSSHSSKKQAINLVFIVVAVFFCCWVPYNISAFFKALELLGVYTACSSSKVIRLSLQVTEAIAYSHSCLNPILYVFVGEKFRRHLLRLIKRSPCRLCQVIKLYIPQDRLATSVYSQTSSVDERTTVM
- the cabz01093075.1 gene encoding C-C chemokine receptor type 5 isoform X1, with translation MAGTPSSTTAFSFNVSEQGFSTIDNYDNTTIYGYDDYGDYGNFEPCTYNKLEASFLPPLFAIFFLLGLLGNSLVIWVIVCGVRLRTMTDVCLFNLALADLLLVCTLPFLAHQARDRWVFGDGMCKVVLGVYHIVFYCGIFFICLMSVDRYMAIVHAIYALKARTRSFGVMAAAVTWAIGFIASFPDLIFLKQQTVNDALFCSPDFPKQEGNYSSNHTWIIFGIFKMNILGLFLPVFIMSFCYSQIIWRLLSSHSSKKQAINLVFIVVAVFFCCWVPYNISAFFKALELLGVYTACSSSKVIRLSLQVTEAIAYSHSCLNPILYVFVGEKFRRHLLRLIKRSPCRLCQVIKLYIPQDRLATSVYSQTSSVDERTTVM